From one Musa acuminata AAA Group cultivar baxijiao chromosome BXJ2-6, Cavendish_Baxijiao_AAA, whole genome shotgun sequence genomic stretch:
- the LOC103990174 gene encoding ultraviolet-B receptor UVR8 isoform X3, whose product MNGGEVGGGGKEMEEDRKEVRGAAADDEMVKEEEGRAKEKSVLMWGYLPGVSPHRSPLLYPVAVRMPDSAAGDRWMDVSGGGCGFAMAISESGKLFTWGSTDDMGQSYVTSGKHEETPEVFHLPTEVPIVKAAAGWAHCVAVTANGEVYTWGWKECVPIGRIVKEQSYSGGTSEKEERHSGSLSDQVSPRLQGSRIGGVVSEFDTGCGENNSKRRRLSSAKVEPENKSSSEETLSALPCLVTLDTGVRISSVAAGGRHTLALSVSDVGQVWGWGYGGEGQLGLGSRIRNVSSPHPIPCVESASFSRDQPSAATQGKQSLDGQAYKCMGSCVKAIACGGRHSAAVTDTGALLTFGWGLYGQCGQGSTNDQLNPKCVSSLLGVKIHEVAAGLWHTICTSVDGGVFSFGGNQFGQLGTGSDQAETLPKLLDAPCLENKSAKRVSCGARHTAVMTDVI is encoded by the exons ATGAACGGTGGGGAggtgggaggaggagggaaggagaTGGAGGAGGACAGGAAGGAGGTCAGGGGAGCGGCGGCAGATgatgagatggtgaaggaggaggagggaagggcGAAGGAGAAGTCGGTGCTGATGTGGGGCTACCTTCCGGGAGTGTCGCCGCATAGATCGCCGCTTCTTTACCCTGTTGCCGTCCGAATGCCGGATTCGGCCGCCGGAGACCGGTGGATGGATGTCAGCGGCGGCGGATGCGGTTTCGCCATGGCCATTTCTG AGTCAGGCAAGCTCTTTACATGGGGTTCAACGGATGACATGGGCCAAAGCTATGTTACTTCAGGAAAACATGAG GAGACACCGGAGGTATTTCACCTTCCAACTGAGGTGCCCATTGTCAAGGCAGCTGCAGGATGGGCTCACTGTGTAGCAGTCACAG CTAATGGAGAAGTCTATACATGGGGATGGAAAGAGTGTGTGCCAATTGGGAGGATTGTCAAAGAACAGTCTTACTCTGGAGGAACctcagaaaaagaagaaaggcaTAGTGGATCATTGAGTGATCAAG TGAGCCCAAGGTTGCAGGGCTCAAGAATTGGTGGAGTTGTTTCAGAATTTGATACTGGATGTGGTGAGAACAATAGTAAGCGGAGAAGGCTATCTTCAGCTAAAGTGGAACCAGAAAACAAATCATCTAGTGAAGAAACTCTTTCAGCTCTTCCATGTCTTGTAACTCTTGACACAGGAGTCCGTATCTCAAGTGTGGCTGCTGGTGGACGCCATACACTGGCATTGTCTG tTTCAGATGTAGGCCAGGTCTGGGGTTGGGGATATGGAGGGGAAGGGCAACTTGGTTTAGGATCTCGTATCCGGAATGTGTCTTCTCCTCATCCGATACCTTGTGTAGAGTCAGCTTCTTTTAGTAGAGACCAACCATCAGCAGCTACCCAAGGAAAACAAAGTCTAGATGGACAGGCTTATAAATGCATGGGAAGCTGTGTAAAGGCCATTGCTTGTGGAGGTCGTCACAGTGCTGCAGTTACAG ATACAGGAGCTCTACTTACTTTTGGTTGGGGACTCTACGGACAG TGTGGACAAGGAAGTACGAATGACCAGCTGAACCCAAAATGTGTATCATCTCTATTGGGTGTCAAGATACATGAAGTTGCTGCTGGCCTGTGGCATACCATCTGCACGTCTGTTGATGGTGGTGTGTTTTCCTTTGGTGGGAATCAATTTGGGCAGCTAGGAACTGGTTCTGATCAAGCTGAG ACTCTTCCCAAGCTATTGGATGCTCCATGTCTGGAAAACAAGAGCGCTAAACGGGTCTCTTGTGGAGCACGTCATACTGCCGTGATGACAG
- the LOC135615844 gene encoding uncharacterized protein LOC135615844 — protein sequence MTELPFMPRERLLKHQQYFQHVHRHTYLKGRFDKITSVAIPLALAGSCLALIGRGVYNMSNGIGKQA from the exons ATGACGGAACTACCATTCATGCCCAGGGAGAGGCTTCTGAAGCATCAGCAATATTTTCAGCACGTTCATAGGCATACGTATTTGAAAGGACGTTTCGATAAAATAACGTCTGTCGCAATCCCTCTAGCATTGGCAGGCTCTTGCTTGGCCCTCATT GGACGTGGGGTTTACAACATGTCCAATGGAATTGGTAAGCAGGCTTGA
- the LOC135615842 gene encoding protein HESO1-like isoform X2 has product MRALRRYGVARYIHFIPNARVPLLIFEGNYHNISFDVSIDNHLGIMKSKILLWISQMDERFRDTVLLTKEWAKAQNINDPKSGTLNSYSLCLMVIFHFQTCEPPILPPLKEIYGGNISDDITGWSSISERHIEDVCATNIERFRSQNFRRRNQSSLAQLVVSFFDKFSEVETVASEYAICTHTGRWERIDSNLGWVRTSRSMLIEDPFERPENAARTVGPSELRVVSNAFTDAYNKLSSSSVLANRNSLISSLTRPLVSSQLGVRSRVHYNTTGTAAINSVVLDRFENVMRLDRQSHASTSAATVSRRANENNTLRW; this is encoded by the exons ATGAGAGCATTGCGAAGATATG GTGTTGCTCGTTACATTCATTTCATTCCTAATGCGAGAGTCCCTCTGCTTATATTTGAAGGCAACTACCACAATATTTCTTTTGATGTCTCCATCGATAACCATCTTGGTATAATGAAGTCAAAGATCCTCCTCTGGATTTCTCAAATGGATGAGCGGTTCCGTGACACGGTTTTATTG ACGAAGGAATGGGCCAAAGCACAAAACATTAATGATCCCAAGTCTGGAACTTTGAATTCATACTCACTATGTTTGATGGTTATCTTCCACTTTCAG aCTTGCGAACCTCCAATTTTACCTCCGCTCAAGGAAATATATGGAGGAAACATTTCCGATGATATCACAG GATGGAGTTCCATTTCTGAGAGGCACATCGAGGATGTATGTGCTACGAACATAGAAAGGTTTCGGTCCCAAAATTTCAGGCGGAGAAACCAAAGCTCTCTTGCTCAACTTGTGGTGTCTTTTTTTGATAAG TTCTCTGAAGTCGAAACCGTAGCTTCAGAATATGCCATCTGCACACATACGGGTAGATGGGAAAGAATCGACAGCAACCTGGGATGGGTCAGAACATCACGTAGCATGCTT ATTGAAGACCCCTTCGAGCGACCAGAGAATGCGGCTAGAACTGTTGGCCCGAGTGAACTACGTGTAGTATCGAACGCATTCACGGATGCATACAATAAGCTTTCTTCTAGTTCCGTGCTCGCTAATCGCAACTCCTTGATCTCCAGTTTAACCAGGCCTCTCGTTAGTTCACAGCTTGGAGTGCGCTCAAGGGTGCATTATAATACTACCGGGACCGCAGCAATCAATTCTGTTGTCCTAGACCGGTTTGAGAATGTGATGAGACTGGATAGGCAATCTCACGCCTCGACTTCTGCTGCGACAGTCTCACGGCGAGCTAATGAGAATAATACCCTACGTTGGTGA
- the LOC135615842 gene encoding protein HESO1-like isoform X1, which produces MEYYNSSSISSDRLGVLGLCLRDILAEIKPEDSDRIKRLNAINQFSDYLRTVQSLRGAVVRPFGSFVSNLYTKWGDLDVSVQLDNGLGDSASKTVKRNLLRDIMRALRRYGVARYIHFIPNARVPLLIFEGNYHNISFDVSIDNHLGIMKSKILLWISQMDERFRDTVLLTKEWAKAQNINDPKSGTLNSYSLCLMVIFHFQTCEPPILPPLKEIYGGNISDDITGWSSISERHIEDVCATNIERFRSQNFRRRNQSSLAQLVVSFFDKFSEVETVASEYAICTHTGRWERIDSNLGWVRTSRSMLIEDPFERPENAARTVGPSELRVVSNAFTDAYNKLSSSSVLANRNSLISSLTRPLVSSQLGVRSRVHYNTTGTAAINSVVLDRFENVMRLDRQSHASTSAATVSRRANENNTLRW; this is translated from the exons ATGGAATATTATAACTCTTCATCAATTTCCAGTGATAGACTTGGTGTGCTTGGGCTCTGTCTCAGAGACATCCTTGCTGAGATTAAACCAGAAGATAGTGATCGAATTAAACGGTTGAATGCAAttaatcaattttcagattatcttAGAACTGTGCAAAGCTTGAGGG GTGCTGTAGTAAGGCCATTTGGATCTTTTGTTTCTAATCTTTACACCAAATGGGGTGACCTAGATGTCTCTGTCCAACTTGATAATGGCTTGGGGGATTCTGCAAGCAAAACTGTTAAAAGGAATTTGCTCAGGGACATAATGAGAGCATTGCGAAGATATG GTGTTGCTCGTTACATTCATTTCATTCCTAATGCGAGAGTCCCTCTGCTTATATTTGAAGGCAACTACCACAATATTTCTTTTGATGTCTCCATCGATAACCATCTTGGTATAATGAAGTCAAAGATCCTCCTCTGGATTTCTCAAATGGATGAGCGGTTCCGTGACACGGTTTTATTG ACGAAGGAATGGGCCAAAGCACAAAACATTAATGATCCCAAGTCTGGAACTTTGAATTCATACTCACTATGTTTGATGGTTATCTTCCACTTTCAG aCTTGCGAACCTCCAATTTTACCTCCGCTCAAGGAAATATATGGAGGAAACATTTCCGATGATATCACAG GATGGAGTTCCATTTCTGAGAGGCACATCGAGGATGTATGTGCTACGAACATAGAAAGGTTTCGGTCCCAAAATTTCAGGCGGAGAAACCAAAGCTCTCTTGCTCAACTTGTGGTGTCTTTTTTTGATAAG TTCTCTGAAGTCGAAACCGTAGCTTCAGAATATGCCATCTGCACACATACGGGTAGATGGGAAAGAATCGACAGCAACCTGGGATGGGTCAGAACATCACGTAGCATGCTT ATTGAAGACCCCTTCGAGCGACCAGAGAATGCGGCTAGAACTGTTGGCCCGAGTGAACTACGTGTAGTATCGAACGCATTCACGGATGCATACAATAAGCTTTCTTCTAGTTCCGTGCTCGCTAATCGCAACTCCTTGATCTCCAGTTTAACCAGGCCTCTCGTTAGTTCACAGCTTGGAGTGCGCTCAAGGGTGCATTATAATACTACCGGGACCGCAGCAATCAATTCTGTTGTCCTAGACCGGTTTGAGAATGTGATGAGACTGGATAGGCAATCTCACGCCTCGACTTCTGCTGCGACAGTCTCACGGCGAGCTAATGAGAATAATACCCTACGTTGGTGA
- the LOC135615843 gene encoding noroxomaritidine/norcraugsodine reductase-like produces MAGNAVDRWSLRGTTALVTGGTKGIGYAIVEELAKLGAAVYTCSRNEEELRKCLQQWEAKNFKVTGSICDVSSAVEREKLMEKVKSEFDGKLNILVSNAGTGSMKPVMAVTLEEYKFVMGTNFDSAFHLCQLAHPLLKATGRGTIVFNSSIAGMVGIDNFSVYAMTKGAMNQLTKNLACEWAKDNIRTNSVAPGFIKTPLIKEALENEAYVAAETRRIPQGRLGEVEDVAPLVAFLCLPASSFVNGQVVVVDGGRIVNANI; encoded by the exons ATGGCTGGCAATGCAGTGGATAGATGGTCTCTTCGTGGAACTACGGCTTTGGTCACCGGAGGCACCAAAGGAATCGG GTACGCCATAGTTGAAGAATTAGCTAAGCTTGGGGCCGCGGTCTATACGTGCTCTCGGAACGAAGAAGAGCTTAGAAAGTGCCTGCAACAGTGGGAGGCAAAGAACTTTAAGGTCACGGGATCCATCTGCGACGTCTCATCTGCAGTGGAGAGAGAGAAACTGATGGAGAAAGTGAAGTCCGAGTTCGATGGAAAGCTCAACATTCTG GTTAGTAACGCAGGGACGGGCAGTATGAAGCCGGTAATGGCTGTCACCCTCGAGGAATACAAGTTTGTGATGGGTACCAACTTCGACTCAGCGTTCCATCTGTGCCAACTGGCCCATCCTCTTCTCAAGGCTACAGGACGAGGCACCATTGTGTTCAACTCCTCCATTGCAGGCATGGTGGGCATAGATAATTTCAGTGTCTATGCAATGACCAAAG gAGCGATGAACCAGCTCACCAAGAACCTTGCTTGTGAGTGGGCCAAGGACAACATCCGAACGAACAGCGTCGCACCGGGATTCATCAAGACCCCTCTCATCAAGGAA GCACTTGAAAATGAGGCGTATGTAGCGGCGGAGACTCGTCGTATCCCTCAAGGGCGTCTCGGTGAGGTCGAAGACGTGGCGCCTTTGGTGGCTTTCCTTTGCCTCCCTGCTTCTTCCTTCGTCAATGGCCAAGTCGTCGTCGTCGATGGAGGCCGGATTGTGAACGCCAACATCTGA
- the LOC103990266 gene encoding putative cyclin-D7-1, with the protein MMEDSGLWLLCDEEPFVLSPTPPPARASPSSSPPPSMVSSAAVEDRDVILHDLLRREHRYLPCHGYSHQLHRSSYLPAARTRAIQYIILVCNRLNLATGTAFNAVNYLDRFISMNCTVRWEDWMMELLSVACLSIASKMDEVSMPSLHDLQMEELGHSFDARTIQQMELTVLKTLDWRLACITAYTYVEVFTWGLSHVHSPYIPRMIDLLLCALVGTRTSHASRTIITVSAETVRLINLTMFWLVMGIPWPDSRFQRFHQSTVAASALQTLAGSEAAFSLLALPNPVQNMSEVNECQEMMDDLLRRTQFRKQTPTEENGVIP; encoded by the exons ATGATGGAGGACAGCGGTCTTTGGCTTCTCTGCGACGAGGAGCCCTTCGTTCTCAGCCCGACACCTCCACCTGCACgagcttctccttcctcctcgccTCCACCGTCGATGGTTAGCAGCGCCGCCGTCGAAGACCGCGACGTTATCCTGCATGATCTCCTGCGGAGGGAGCACCGGTACTTGCCCTGCCATGGCTACTCCCATCAGCTGCATCGATCTTCCTATCTGCCTGCCGCAAGAACCAGAGCGATACAATACATCATACTG GTTTGCAACCGGCTGAATTTAGCCACTGGCACGGCGTTCAACGCTGTGAATTATTTGGATCGCTTCATCTCCATGAATTGTACTGTG AGATGGGAAGATTGGATGATGGAGTTGCTATCGGTGGCCTGCCTATCCATTGCTTCCAAGATGGACGAGGTCTCCATGCCTTCACTGCATGATCTCCAG ATGGAGGAATTGGGGCACTCGTTTGACGCGAGAACGATCCAGCAGATGGAACTGACGGTCCTCAAGACGCTCGACTGGAGACTCGCATGCATCACGGCCTACACGTACGTGGAAGTGTTTACGTGGGGTTTAAGTCACGTCCACTCCCCGTACATTCCTCGCATGATCGATCTCCTTCTCTGCGCTTTAGTAGGTACACGAACATCCCATGCATCTCGGACGATCATTACTGTATCAGCGGAGACAGTCCGCCTAATTAATCTGACCATGTTTTGGCTCGTCATGGGAATCCCATGGCCAGACAGCAGATTCCAGAGGTTTCATCAGTCCACCGTGGCGGCATCGGCTCTGCAAACCTTGGCAGGGAGCGAAGCTGCCTTCTCCCTTCTCGCCCTTCCGAATCCTGTGCAAAACATG AGCGAGGTGAATGAATGCCAGGAGATGATGGATGATCTCTTAAGACGTACGCAATTCCGTAAACAAACACCGACAGAAGAGAACGGTGTTATCCCGTAG
- the LOC103990170 gene encoding glycerol-3-phosphate acyltransferase 5 isoform X2, which produces MEDRHSGRPESGSIVTELEGTLLDDVDPFPYFMLLAFETSGLIRFAALLFLWPLLRLLHSIGMAGLSLQLTVFVAVAGVRESEMEAVARAVLPKFFMDDVNMAAWSVFSSFKSKVVVTSWPRVMVERFVKDHLHADDVVGRELEISRFGYATGFFKRAEKDSALCKLRAIFKDDKPDAGFGRRTSARSFMSFCKYHLPMAACDLKQSQELSRPRPVVFHDGRLVARPTPLTALLVVLWMPLGVVVAFVRITIGLIIPIWWIPAVAPFLGGKLIMRGRPPPPAATSKGGVLFVCTHRTLMDPVVLSMVLGRKVAAVTYSISRLSEILSPIPTIRLTRDRRVDAERIKAELAKGDLVVCPEGTTCREPFLLRFSALFAELTDQIVPVAMNYRVGFFHATTARGWKAMDPIFFFMNPRPVYEVTFLNQLPMEATCSAGKSPYDVANYVQRILGATLGFECTNFTRKDKYRVLAGNDGTVNFKSTTPWMARVKEVMWFLLQ; this is translated from the exons ATGGAGGATCGACATTCCGGCCGGCCTGAGTCCGGCTCCATCGTGACGGAGCTCGAAGGCACGCTCCTCGACGACGTCGACCCGTTTCCTTACTTCATGCTCCTCGCGTTCGAGACGTCCGGCTTGATCCGGTTCGCTGCGCTGCTGTTCCTGTGGCCTCTGCTCCGCTTGCTCCACTCGATCGGCATGGCGGGACTCAGCTTACAGCTCACGGTCTTCGTGGCCGTGGCCGGGGTGCGGGAGTCGGAGATGGAAGCGGTGGCACGAGCGGTCCTCCCCAAGTTCTTCATGGATGATGTGAACATGGCGGCTTGGAGCGTGTTCAGCTCGTTTAAGAGTAAAGTGGTGGTGACGAGTTGGCCACGGGTGATGGTGGAGAGGTTTGTGAAGGATCACCTGCATGCCGACGACGTTGTGGGGCGTGAACTCGAGATCAGTCGCTTCGGATATGCCACCGGTTTCTTCAAGCGAGCAGAGAAGGACTCGGCCCTCTGCAAACTGCGCGCAATCTTTAAAGATGACAAGCCTGATGCGGGTTTCGGCAGACGGACGTCGGCGCGGTCGTTCATGTCCTTTTGCAAG TATCACCTTCCGATGGCAGCTTGTGACCTGAAGCAGAGCCAAGAGTTAAGCCGGCCTCGGCCCGTCGTCTTCCACGATGGCCGGCTCGTCGCTCGCCCCACACCCCTCACGGCGCTCCTCGTCGTCCTGTGGATGCCACTCGGCGTCGTTGTGGCCTTCGTCCGAATCACCATCGGTCTGATCATCCCCATCTGGTGGATCCCCGCCGTTGCACCTTTCTTGGGCGGGAAGCTCATCATGCGAGGACGGCCTCCGCCGCCAGCTGCCACCTCGAAGGGCGGCGTCCTCTTCGTGTGCACCCACCGCACCCTCATGGACCCGGTGGTCCTCTCCATGGTCCTCGGCCGCAAGGTCGCCGCCGTCACGTACTCCATCTCCCGCCTGTCGGAGATCCTGTCGCCGATACCGACGATTCGACTGACCAGGGACCGTCGGGTTGACGCCGAGCGCATCAAAGCCGAGCTAGCGAAAGGCGACCTCGTGGTGTGCCCGGAAGGCACGACGTGCCGGGAGCCCTTCTTGCTAAGGTTCAGCGCGCTCTTCGCCGAGCTGACGGACCAGATCGTGCCGGTGGCCATGAACTACCGAGTGGGGTTTTTCCATGCAACGACAGCCAGGGGATGGAAAGCCATGGAtccaatcttcttcttcatgaacCCAAGGCCGGTGTACGAGGTCACTTTCCTTAACCAATTGCCGATGGAGGCGACGTGCTCGGCGGGGAAGAGCCCATACGATGTGGCCAACTATGTGCAGAGGATTCTCGGCGCCACGCTTGGGTTCGAGTGCACCAACTTCACGAGGAAGGACAAGTACAGGGTGCTTGCAGGTAACGACGGCACGGTCAACTTCAAATCAACTACACCATGGATGGCAAGAGTGAAGGAGGTGATGTGGTTTCTTCTGCAGTAG
- the LOC103990170 gene encoding glycerol-3-phosphate acyltransferase 5 isoform X1 — translation MEDRHSGRPESGSIVTELEGTLLDDVDPFPYFMLLAFETSGLIRFAALLFLWPLLRLLHSIGMAGLSLQLTVFVAVAGVRESEMEAVARAVLPKFFMDDVNMAAWSVFSSFKSKVVVTSWPRVMVERFVKDHLHADDVVGRELEISRFGYATGFFKRAEKDSALCKLRAIFKDDKPDAGFGRRTSARSFMSFCKEQYHLPMAACDLKQSQELSRPRPVVFHDGRLVARPTPLTALLVVLWMPLGVVVAFVRITIGLIIPIWWIPAVAPFLGGKLIMRGRPPPPAATSKGGVLFVCTHRTLMDPVVLSMVLGRKVAAVTYSISRLSEILSPIPTIRLTRDRRVDAERIKAELAKGDLVVCPEGTTCREPFLLRFSALFAELTDQIVPVAMNYRVGFFHATTARGWKAMDPIFFFMNPRPVYEVTFLNQLPMEATCSAGKSPYDVANYVQRILGATLGFECTNFTRKDKYRVLAGNDGTVNFKSTTPWMARVKEVMWFLLQ, via the exons ATGGAGGATCGACATTCCGGCCGGCCTGAGTCCGGCTCCATCGTGACGGAGCTCGAAGGCACGCTCCTCGACGACGTCGACCCGTTTCCTTACTTCATGCTCCTCGCGTTCGAGACGTCCGGCTTGATCCGGTTCGCTGCGCTGCTGTTCCTGTGGCCTCTGCTCCGCTTGCTCCACTCGATCGGCATGGCGGGACTCAGCTTACAGCTCACGGTCTTCGTGGCCGTGGCCGGGGTGCGGGAGTCGGAGATGGAAGCGGTGGCACGAGCGGTCCTCCCCAAGTTCTTCATGGATGATGTGAACATGGCGGCTTGGAGCGTGTTCAGCTCGTTTAAGAGTAAAGTGGTGGTGACGAGTTGGCCACGGGTGATGGTGGAGAGGTTTGTGAAGGATCACCTGCATGCCGACGACGTTGTGGGGCGTGAACTCGAGATCAGTCGCTTCGGATATGCCACCGGTTTCTTCAAGCGAGCAGAGAAGGACTCGGCCCTCTGCAAACTGCGCGCAATCTTTAAAGATGACAAGCCTGATGCGGGTTTCGGCAGACGGACGTCGGCGCGGTCGTTCATGTCCTTTTGCAAG GAACAGTATCACCTTCCGATGGCAGCTTGTGACCTGAAGCAGAGCCAAGAGTTAAGCCGGCCTCGGCCCGTCGTCTTCCACGATGGCCGGCTCGTCGCTCGCCCCACACCCCTCACGGCGCTCCTCGTCGTCCTGTGGATGCCACTCGGCGTCGTTGTGGCCTTCGTCCGAATCACCATCGGTCTGATCATCCCCATCTGGTGGATCCCCGCCGTTGCACCTTTCTTGGGCGGGAAGCTCATCATGCGAGGACGGCCTCCGCCGCCAGCTGCCACCTCGAAGGGCGGCGTCCTCTTCGTGTGCACCCACCGCACCCTCATGGACCCGGTGGTCCTCTCCATGGTCCTCGGCCGCAAGGTCGCCGCCGTCACGTACTCCATCTCCCGCCTGTCGGAGATCCTGTCGCCGATACCGACGATTCGACTGACCAGGGACCGTCGGGTTGACGCCGAGCGCATCAAAGCCGAGCTAGCGAAAGGCGACCTCGTGGTGTGCCCGGAAGGCACGACGTGCCGGGAGCCCTTCTTGCTAAGGTTCAGCGCGCTCTTCGCCGAGCTGACGGACCAGATCGTGCCGGTGGCCATGAACTACCGAGTGGGGTTTTTCCATGCAACGACAGCCAGGGGATGGAAAGCCATGGAtccaatcttcttcttcatgaacCCAAGGCCGGTGTACGAGGTCACTTTCCTTAACCAATTGCCGATGGAGGCGACGTGCTCGGCGGGGAAGAGCCCATACGATGTGGCCAACTATGTGCAGAGGATTCTCGGCGCCACGCTTGGGTTCGAGTGCACCAACTTCACGAGGAAGGACAAGTACAGGGTGCTTGCAGGTAACGACGGCACGGTCAACTTCAAATCAACTACACCATGGATGGCAAGAGTGAAGGAGGTGATGTGGTTTCTTCTGCAGTAG
- the LOC135614007 gene encoding amino acid transporter AVT1C-like, translating into MKTDEEMGPDRGVVFETDDEDNLAHQHGGSDCSPSSSSPSSASSYGDHIGGDPSSYQTTWPQSYRPSIDVFSSVPSPRVGFLAGSSLVRVGSSFLRASMVSTHEDELSFTKPFVSYDSVTGHDGPEAIPPPDVPMKSSFAFASYCELPPPHQCSAAQAVVNGINVLCGVGLLSTPYAVKEGGWLGMLLLFCLASISFYTGILLKRCLDSFPGLKTYPDIGHAAFGLSGRIFISIVLYLELYGCCVEYIILVSDSLTFIFPDASISFLGLDLSPHQLFALTTAIAVLPTVWLKNLSVLSYLSAAGVVATILVIICLLWGGVVDQIGFHPGGRALNLVDLPVALGLYGFGYSGHSVFPNIYSSMKRPSQFPTVLIICFVLCTIMYSAVAVAGYLMFGDSLKSQFTLNMPRQYLASKVAVWTTVINPLSKYALTMTPVALSLEELLPSTSQSNIVMLSLRTFLVLSTLVVALTLPFFGYVMALLGSVFTMLVALILPCSCYLSIKRRSVDFIQASVCVLIIVIGLVSSFIGSISSIKQMVNQ; encoded by the exons ATGAAGACGGACGAAGAGATGGGGCCCGACAGGGGCGTGGTGTTCGAGACGGACGACGAGGACAACCTCGCCCACCAGCACGGTGGATCCGACTGCTCCCCATCGTCTTCCTCGCCCTCCTCGGCGTCCTCTTACGGCGATCACATTGGGGGAGATCCCAGTTCTTATCAGACCACCTGGCCTCAGAGCTACAG GCCATCGATCGACGTATTTAGCAGCGTGCCATCTCCGAGAGTTGGGTTCTTGGCAGGATCCAGTTTGGTCCGCGTGGGCAGCTCATTCCTGAGGGCTTCGATGGTTTCCACCCACGAAGACGAGCTATCCTTTACCAAACCCTTCGTGTCCTATGATTCGGTGACAGGCCACGATGGACCTGAGGCAATTCCTCCTCCCGATGTTCCAATGAAAAGCTCCTTTGCTTTTGCTTCTTACTGTGAATTGCCTCCACCACATCAATGCTCTGCTGCTCAAGCAGTGGTCAATG GAATTAATGTTCTGTGTGGAGTGGGACTGCTATCGACACCGTATGCAGTCAAAGAAGGCGGATGGCTGGGCATGCTTTTGCTGTTTTGTCTGGCTTCCATCTCATTCTACACTGGTATTTTGCTAAAGAGATGTTTGGATAGCTTTCCCGGACTTAAGACTTATCCTGATATTGGACATGCGGCATTCGGCCTGTCTGGCCGCATATTTATATCA ATAGTACTCTACCTGGAACTTTAT GGGTGTTGTGTGGAGTACATAATTCTAGTGAGTGATAGCTTGACATTCATATTCCCAGATGCCAGCATAAGTTTCTTGGGACTTGATTTAAGCCCTCACCAGCTCTTTGCTCTGACAACAGCCATCGCAGTTCTTCCGACTGTCTGGCTGAAGAACCTGAGTGTGCTATCTTACCTTTCAG CTGCTGGGGTGGTTGCGACGATATTGGTCATAATCTGCTTGCTCTGGGGGGGTGTGGTAGATCAAATAGGATTCCATCCTGGTGGAAGGGCACTAAATCTGGTGGATCTTCCGGTTGCTCTTGGATTATATGGTTTTGGCTACTCTGGCCATTCGGTTTTCCCAAATATATATTCTTCCATGAAGAGACCATCTCAATTTCCGACTGTCCTCATAATCTG CTTCGTGTTGTGCACGATTATGTATTCTGCGGTAGCTGTGGCAGGGTATCTGATGTTTGGTGATTCTCTTAAGTCTCAGTTTACACTAAACATGCCTCGCCAATATTTGGCTTCAAAGGTTGCAGTATGGACTACG GTTATAAATCCACTCTCAAAATATGCATTGACTATGACTCCAGTCGCGCTGAGTCTGGAAGAGCTGCTGCCTTCAACTAGTCAATCCAATATAGTCATGCTCTCGCTCAGAACATTTCTGGTTCTCTCCACATTGGTCGTGGCACTTACGCTGCCATTCTTTG GATATGTGATGGCACTGCTTGGATCTGTTTTCACAATGCTAGTG GCTCTCATTTTACCCTGTTCGTGCTACCTCAGCATCAAGCGCAGATCTGTAGATTTTATACAG GCTTCAGTATGTGTTCTAATTATCGTGATCGGACTAGTAAGCTCCTTCATCGGCTCGATTTCCTCGATCAAGCAAATGGTCAATCAGTAA